One Caviibacter abscessus genomic window, ACTTTTTTTATTATTTTTATATTTTTACTAAAAAGCACTAAAAAACAGGAGATTGCTCTCCTGCAATATAAGAAATATTGTATTTAAATTCTTATTTTGATTTCTTTGTTTCTTCAAATTTTGCCCAAACACCTGTTTTAACAAGTAAACTTTTTACTGTTTCAGTAGGTTGTGCTCCATTTCCTAAAAATCTAAGTACTTCTTTTTCTTTTAATTTAACTTGATTTTCTTCTATTAAAGGATTGTATGTTCCTAGGTAAGCTATTGCTTTACCGTCTCTTTTCCCTAGTGCTTCCATTGCAACTATTCTATAAAAAGGAACTTTCTTTCTTCCTAATCTTGTTAATCTTAATTTTACCATTTATATTTACCTCCATTTTTTTGACTATTTAATTATCTTTTCATAAATCTTCCCATTCCAGGAATTGAACCACTATTAAACATTTTCATTAATTGTTTCATTTGTTCATATTGTTTTAATAGTTTATTTATATCAGTAACGCTTGTTCCACTACCTTTTGATATTCTATTTTTTCTGCTGAATACCTTAAGTAATTGCGGATTTCTTCTTTCTTCTACAGTCATTGAAAAAATTATTGCTTCAATTTTTTTCATTTCTTTTTCAGCTAAATTAGTATCGATTTCTCCCAAGTTTACTCCAGGAAGTAACTTTAATATGCCACCAATTGAGCCTAGCTTTTTAATCATTTTAAATTGTTTCAAAAAATCTTCAAAATCAAATTGATTTTTTCTAAATTTTTCTTCCATAATTTTTGCTTCTTTTTCATCAATGATATCCTGAGCTTTTTCTACAAGTGATACAACGTCTCCCATTCCAAGTATTCTAGAAGCGAGTCTTTCAGGATAAAATCTTGATATATCATCTAACTTTTCTCCTTCGCTTATAAACTTAATGGGCTTTCCACATACTTCTTTTATAGATAACGCAGCTCCACCTCTTGTATCTCCATCTAATTTAGTTAATATAACACCTGTTATCTCTAATAAATCATTAAAGTTTTTAGAAACATTTACAGCATCTTGACCTGTCATACCATCAACAGTTAATAATATTTCTATGGGATTAACTGCTTCTTTTATCATTTTTAATTCATTCATAAGAGTTTCATCTATATGAAGTCTTCCTGCTGTATCTATTATTACAGTTGAAATTTGTTCATTTTTCGCAAATTCCAAACCTTCTTTACAAATTTTTATTGCATCATCACTATCATTTAATGTAAAGTTTTTAACGCCTATTTGATCTGATAAAACTTTTAATTGCTTTTTAGCTGCGGGTCTATATACATCTGCTCCAATAAGTAAAACTTCTTCTTTTTCCTTTTTTAAAAGTTTTGCAAGTTTAGCTGCAAAAGTTGTTTTTCCTGCACCCTGTAATCCAACAAGCATTATTACTCTAGGCTTTTTTATAGATTTTTGCAATTCTACATTTGTGCCACCTAAAACTTCTATCAATTCGTCATTAATTATTTTTATAAATTGTTGCTTAGGATTTACTCCCATTATAACTTCGGTTCCAAGTGCTTTCTCTTTAATTTTTGAAACGAAATTTTTAGTAACTGTGTAGTTTACATCTGCTTCTAATAAAGCTAATTTAACTTCTTTTAAAGCTTGTGAAACATTTGATTCTGAAAGTTTTCCTTGTCCACTGATATTTTTCATTACCTGTTTTAATTTATCACTTAAATTATCAAACATCATTACCTTCCAATTCATTTATTAATTTATCTAAATTATCAATAGTAAATTCTTTCCTCAAACTTTTTAAATTTTCTATGTATTTCATTTCATTTGCAAGTACATTTAAATTTTTTTCATAGAAATCAAGTTTTTTACACGCTCTTTTTATATTATCAAAAACAGCCTGTCTACTAACTTGTAAAGCCTGTGCTATTTCTGTAAACGAATTATCTTCTTCTAAAAATGCTTCTAGATAAATCTTTTGTTTACCTGTAAATAGCGATTTATATATTGAAAAAAGCGTAGAATATTTAATAAAATTTTCAATTTCTCTCATAATGAATGTATTCTACTACATCAATATTCCTCTTGTCAAGATTTTTTTATTGACAAGCTGTTGATTTTATTTCTCATTTTAATTTATATGGGGTACACTTTAGTAGATTTTGTTTATTGAGAGGGTTAATTATGAAATTCGGAACTAAAATATTACACGGTTATGATATGGTGGATAAAAATACCGGAGCTTCTTCTATACCTATATGTCAAGCATCAACTTTTCATCAATGTGATATTGATGCTAATCAAGAATACACTTATTCAAGATTCGGTAATCCTACAAGAAACGCACTTGAAAAGGCTATGGCAAGCCTTGAAGAAACTAAATATGCTCTTGCTTTTTCATCAGGAATGGCAGCTATAACATCTGTATTACTTTCATTTGGAAAAGGCGATCATATAGTAATGTGTAAAGATGTTTACGGAGGAACTTTTCAGTTAGCAACTGAAATATTTCCAAGATTTGGAATAGAAGTTTCTTTTATTGATGAAACTGACACTTACCAATGGAAAAATGCTATAAAACATAATACTAAAGCTTTTTACATTGAAACTCCTTCAA contains:
- the rpsP gene encoding 30S ribosomal protein S16 — encoded protein: MVKLRLTRLGRKKVPFYRIVAMEALGKRDGKAIAYLGTYNPLIEENQVKLKEKEVLRFLGNGAQPTETVKSLLVKTGVWAKFEETKKSK
- the ffh gene encoding signal recognition particle protein; translation: MFDNLSDKLKQVMKNISGQGKLSESNVSQALKEVKLALLEADVNYTVTKNFVSKIKEKALGTEVIMGVNPKQQFIKIINDELIEVLGGTNVELQKSIKKPRVIMLVGLQGAGKTTFAAKLAKLLKKEKEEVLLIGADVYRPAAKKQLKVLSDQIGVKNFTLNDSDDAIKICKEGLEFAKNEQISTVIIDTAGRLHIDETLMNELKMIKEAVNPIEILLTVDGMTGQDAVNVSKNFNDLLEITGVILTKLDGDTRGGAALSIKEVCGKPIKFISEGEKLDDISRFYPERLASRILGMGDVVSLVEKAQDIIDEKEAKIMEEKFRKNQFDFEDFLKQFKMIKKLGSIGGILKLLPGVNLGEIDTNLAEKEMKKIEAIIFSMTVEERRNPQLLKVFSRKNRISKGSGTSVTDINKLLKQYEQMKQLMKMFNSGSIPGMGRFMKR
- the ylxM gene encoding YlxM family DNA-binding protein, translating into MREIENFIKYSTLFSIYKSLFTGKQKIYLEAFLEEDNSFTEIAQALQVSRQAVFDNIKRACKKLDFYEKNLNVLANEMKYIENLKSLRKEFTIDNLDKLINELEGNDV